A window from Nitrospirota bacterium encodes these proteins:
- a CDS encoding dTMP kinase, whose amino-acid sequence MQNNESTNVSRLPAACLSGRQGQAGITLHGLRGFITFEGIEGSGKSTQLKLLSDYLKAKGLKVLTTEEPGGTKIGLKIREILLAPENSMNPLTELLLYNTSRAQHVREVIYPALMQGAVVICDRFFDSTVAYQGHGRGMDMAVIKTLNEIAAPDLKPFVTFLLDMDVEEGLRRNVEARKRDRLELETVEFHKRVQEGYFKIAKEEPERVRIIDASGSTEEVHKRIIEALESAWL is encoded by the coding sequence ATGCAAAATAATGAATCAACTAATGTATCACGCCTGCCTGCCGCCTGCCTGTCCGGTAGGCAGGGTCAGGCAGGCATTACGCTTCACGGTCTCAGGGGCTTTATAACATTTGAGGGCATTGAAGGCTCGGGCAAAAGCACGCAGCTTAAACTTCTTTCGGACTATTTGAAGGCTAAAGGGTTAAAGGTCCTGACAACTGAAGAGCCCGGAGGCACAAAAATCGGGCTTAAAATAAGGGAGATACTCCTTGCGCCTGAAAACAGCATGAATCCTTTGACAGAGCTTCTTCTTTATAACACATCCAGGGCGCAGCATGTAAGGGAGGTCATTTATCCCGCGCTTATGCAGGGCGCTGTTGTAATATGCGACAGATTTTTTGATTCAACCGTTGCTTATCAGGGCCATGGCAGGGGGATGGACATGGCAGTTATAAAAACCCTCAATGAAATTGCAGCCCCTGATTTAAAGCCGTTTGTTACATTCCTGCTTGATATGGATGTTGAGGAAGGATTAAGAAGAAATGTGGAAGCCCGGAAAAGAGACAGGCTTGAACTTGAGACTGTGGAGTTTCACAAGAGGGTGCAGGAGGGGTATTTTAAGATTGCAAAAGAAGAGCCTGAGAGGGTAAGGATAATTGATGCATCAGGGAGCACTGAGGAAGTTCATAAAAGAATTATAGAGGCGCTGGAGTCGGCATGGCTTTAA
- a CDS encoding glycosyltransferase family 4 protein: MPNIKIIRIIARLNIGGPAIHTILLSSELDKLGYKTILVKGTEGPREGSMTDLAESKGIKPVVIPELGREIGLKNDLIAFYKLYKLIKKEKPDIVHTHTAKAGTLGRQAAWLARVPVIIHTFHGHVLTGYFGKLKSWIFIQMEKGLANISTRIITLSEELKRELMGMGIGSAEKFETIPLGLKLAPFFDLAKYRGEFRTEIGVSLDTLLIGIVGRLVPIKGHRQFLEGAKIITDRMKHAGVTFYEDLLKKATDVKFVIVGDGELREELEEYAKKLGIADKVIFTGFRRDLQRIYADLDIVALTSFNEGTPVSIIEAMVGDKPVVAANVGGVSSLVKDGVTGFLVPPGRADLFADALIKLLSDALLRKKMGEAGRRCVFPKYDSSNLVKTMDELYSSLVKKSPALTADKS; the protein is encoded by the coding sequence ATGCCTAACATAAAAATCATCCGCATAATAGCCCGTCTTAACATCGGCGGTCCTGCCATTCATACAATCCTTTTATCTTCTGAATTGGACAAATTAGGGTACAAGACAATCCTTGTAAAAGGGACTGAAGGGCCGAGGGAAGGAAGCATGACAGACCTTGCCGAATCCAAAGGCATAAAACCTGTTGTCATCCCTGAGCTTGGCAGGGAGATAGGGCTCAAAAATGACCTCATCGCATTTTATAAACTGTATAAATTAATAAAAAAAGAAAAACCTGATATTGTTCACACTCACACGGCAAAGGCAGGGACTCTGGGCAGGCAGGCGGCATGGCTGGCACGGGTGCCGGTGATTATCCATACCTTTCACGGACATGTGCTTACAGGGTATTTCGGAAAATTGAAATCATGGATATTTATACAGATGGAAAAGGGGCTTGCCAATATCTCAACGCGGATTATTACGCTAAGCGAAGAGCTAAAGAGGGAATTGATGGGCATGGGTATTGGTAGTGCGGAGAAATTTGAGACCATACCGCTTGGTCTTAAACTTGCGCCATTTTTTGATCTTGCAAAATACAGGGGCGAATTCAGAACTGAGATTGGTGTATCGTTGGATACCCTCCTTATAGGCATTGTGGGAAGGCTTGTGCCGATTAAAGGGCACAGGCAGTTTCTTGAAGGAGCAAAGATAATAACAGACCGCATGAAACATGCGGGAGTAACTTTTTATGAAGACTTGCTTAAGAAAGCGACAGATGTAAAATTTGTTATTGTCGGCGACGGGGAGTTGAGGGAAGAACTTGAAGAGTATGCAAAAAAATTAGGCATTGCAGATAAAGTCATTTTCACAGGTTTCAGACGCGACCTCCAGAGAATTTATGCAGACCTTGACATTGTTGCGCTTACCTCATTTAATGAAGGCACGCCTGTGTCCATTATTGAGGCAATGGTTGGAGACAAGCCTGTTGTTGCTGCAAATGTTGGCGGTGTGTCATCACTTGTAAAAGACGGTGTTACAGGATTCCTCGTTCCGCCGGGGCGTGCAGATTTATTTGCAGACGCCCTTATAAAACTCCTAAGCGACGCCCTCTTAAGAAAAAAGATGGGAGAGGCCGGCCGCCGCTGCGTATTCCCCAAATACGATAGCTCCAATCTGGTGAAAACAATGGATGAGTTGTATTCTTCGCTGGTTAAAAAATCCCCTGCCTTGACTGCCGATAAATCCTAA
- the asnB gene encoding asparagine synthase (glutamine-hydrolyzing), whose product MCGIWGMITGGDIDRILFEKAGDAHSHRGPDDKGIYMKSGVCRSDPQRSPVSGSQKSEVNVALGHRRLSIIDLSENAHQPMSNENGLLWITYNGEIYNFREIRMALTAAGHKFRSNSDTEVILHAYEEWEEKCLDKFQGMFAFAVWDEKRQRLFLARDRIGKKPLFYYYDGKTFAFASELQGLLALNIPKAVDLSAISLYLTYQYIPAPKSAFKNIFKLPPAHYLIFENGIVKTKRYWDIDFSKKTVPTDERELAENVFKQLENAVEKRLISDVPLGAFLSGGIDSSIVTALMSGLMKEPVKTFSIGFEEDTYNELPYARQIAKLFKTDHKEFIVRFDALNILPKLVRHYGEPFADSSALPTYYLSKMTSEFVKVALSGDGGDENFAGYDRYYALKLMQWFRHIPGTVRALCVKILSIGGETDIRSKKKRLKRFLQGSFYPSNQEYLQWMIVFSKDDMQKYYGDAMQEILKNEEPYDYLIKLFERSTAGNMAEKAMDADIHSYLPFDLLVKVDIASMANSLEVRCPFLDYEFMEFAASIPVEYKLRGRINKYILKKAFNGVVPEAVFSRQKAGFGVPISKWFRHELRDYLTETLLSWKSLQRGYFKSDAVRKLISEHTGGRIDNSARLWALLMLELWHREFVDV is encoded by the coding sequence ATGTGCGGGATATGGGGAATGATAACAGGCGGGGATATTGACCGTATTTTATTTGAAAAGGCAGGAGATGCCCACTCACACCGCGGGCCGGATGACAAAGGAATTTATATGAAGTCAGGAGTCTGTCGGAGCGACCCTCAGCGGAGTCCCGTATCGGGAAGTCAGAAATCAGAAGTAAATGTTGCCTTGGGGCATAGAAGATTATCCATCATTGATCTTTCTGAAAATGCGCATCAGCCGATGTCAAATGAAAACGGCTTGTTATGGATAACATATAACGGCGAAATCTATAACTTCCGGGAAATCCGCATGGCATTAACTGCCGCCGGCCACAAATTTAGAAGCAATTCTGACACTGAAGTTATCCTGCACGCCTATGAAGAATGGGAAGAAAAATGCCTTGATAAATTTCAGGGGATGTTTGCATTTGCAGTCTGGGATGAAAAAAGGCAAAGACTCTTTCTTGCGAGGGACCGCATAGGCAAAAAGCCGTTATTTTATTATTATGACGGAAAAACCTTTGCCTTTGCCTCAGAGCTTCAGGGATTACTGGCGCTCAACATTCCAAAGGCTGTTGACCTGTCTGCAATCAGCCTCTATTTAACATATCAGTACATCCCTGCGCCAAAGTCGGCATTTAAAAATATTTTCAAGCTTCCTCCTGCACACTATCTGATTTTTGAAAACGGCATTGTAAAGACCAAGCGGTACTGGGACATTGATTTTTCAAAAAAAACTGTCCCGACTGATGAGAGAGAATTAGCAGAAAATGTTTTTAAACAGCTTGAAAATGCTGTAGAGAAGAGACTCATAAGCGATGTTCCGCTTGGGGCATTTTTAAGCGGCGGCATTGACTCAAGCATAGTCACTGCCCTCATGTCAGGGCTTATGAAAGAGCCGGTAAAGACCTTTTCAATCGGATTTGAAGAGGATACATATAATGAGCTTCCTTATGCAAGGCAGATAGCAAAACTTTTCAAAACAGACCATAAAGAATTCATTGTAAGATTTGATGCGCTGAATATTTTGCCGAAACTTGTAAGGCACTACGGCGAGCCGTTTGCAGATTCCTCGGCGCTTCCAACATACTATCTTTCAAAGATGACATCGGAATTTGTAAAAGTTGCCCTCTCAGGAGACGGAGGCGATGAGAATTTTGCAGGCTATGACAGGTATTATGCGTTAAAACTTATGCAGTGGTTCAGGCATATACCTGGAACTGTCAGGGCCTTGTGCGTTAAGATATTGAGCATCGGCGGCGAAACGGATATCAGGAGCAAAAAGAAACGGCTCAAGCGGTTTCTTCAGGGCTCTTTCTATCCGTCAAATCAGGAATATTTGCAGTGGATGATAGTGTTCTCAAAAGATGATATGCAAAAGTATTATGGTGATGCAATGCAGGAGATTTTAAAAAATGAAGAGCCTTACGATTATCTGATAAAGCTGTTTGAGCGCAGCACAGCCGGTAACATGGCTGAGAAGGCAATGGATGCGGATATTCATTCATACCTCCCGTTTGACCTGCTGGTGAAAGTTGATATTGCATCAATGGCTAATTCCCTTGAGGTAAGGTGCCCGTTTCTGGATTATGAATTTATGGAGTTTGCAGCCTCAATCCCTGTGGAATATAAACTCAGGGGGCGAATAAATAAATATATTCTTAAGAAAGCATTTAATGGTGTGGTACCTGAGGCAGTATTCAGCAGGCAAAAGGCAGGCTTCGGCGTTCCGATAAGCAAGTGGTTCAGGCATGAACTCAGGGATTATTTAACAGAGACGCTGTTAAGTTGGAAATCGCTTCAGAGGGGATATTTTAAGTCTGATGCGGTAAGAAAACTTATTTCAGAACACACCGGCGGGAGGATTGACAACAGTGCAAGGCTCTGGGCGCTTCTTATGCTTGAGCTGTGGCACAGGGAGTTTGTGGATGTGTGA